The following are encoded together in the Populus trichocarpa isolate Nisqually-1 chromosome 5, P.trichocarpa_v4.1, whole genome shotgun sequence genome:
- the LOC7464678 gene encoding probable inactive patatin-like protein 9, producing MDLSKATLEIFSKLEQKWLSHCETTKKTRVLSIDGGGTTGIVAAAALIHLEDQIRFKTGDPQARIADFFDIIAGTGIGALLATMLAADDGSGRPLFTARDAVAFVADKNSDLFKAKHGGFLLRRRRFSGKSMDRVLKEALKRDDGASLTLKDTCKPLLVPCFDLKSSAPFVFSRADATESPSFNFELWKVCRATSATPSLFKPFNLTSVDGKTSCSAIDGGLVMNNPTAAAVTHVLHNKRDFPTVNGVEDLLVLSLGNGSGSLTGRKLRHNGECSTSSIVDIVLDGVSETVDQMLGNAFCWNRNDYVRIQANGLASVEEEVLKERGVETLPFGGKRLLTETNAGRIESFVQRLVASGKSSLPPSPCKNSAVSPLANSR from the exons ATGGACCTTAGTAAGGCAACGCTAGAGATCTTCTCCAAACTGGAGCAGAAATGGCTCTCGCACTGTGAAACCACCAAGAAAACGCGAGTGCTAAGCATTGATGGTGGAGGCACAACTGGCATTGTGGCCGCTGCTGCTCTCATCCACCTTGAGGACCAGATCCGCTTCAAAACTGGCGATCCTCAAGCTCGGATCGCCGATTTCTTTGATATCATTGCTGGCACTGGAATCGGAGCTCTCCTCGCCACCATGCTCGCCGCCGACGATGGTTCTGGCCGTCCGCTCTTCACTGCCAGAGACGCCGTTGCATTTGTTGCCGACAAAAACTCCGACCTCTTCAAAGCGAAGCACGGTGGCTTCCTCCTCCGCCGCAGGAGGTTCTCTGGTAAGAGCATGGACAGAGTATTGAAAGAAGCGTTGAAGAGGGATGATGGAGCTAGTTTGACCTTGAAGGACACGTGTAAGCCTCTCCTTGTTCCTTGCTTTGACCTAAAGAGCTCtgctccttttgttttctcccGAGCAGACGCGACCGAATCACCAAGTTTTAACTTCGAGCTCTGGAAAGTCTGCCGTGCCACGTCAGCGACTCCAAGCCTCTTCAAGCCGTTTAACTTAACGTCAGTTGATGGCAAAACCTCGTGCTCCGCAATTGACGGAGGTCTCGTGATGAACAATCCAACAGCAGCGGCAGTTACACACGTGCTCCACAACAAGCGTGATTTCCCCACCGTTAATGGCGTAGAGGATCTGTTGGTTCTGTCATTAGGAAACGGAAGTGGATCGCTGACTGGAAGGAAGCTCCGTCATAACGGCGAGTGCTCGACGTCGTCTATTGTTGACATTGTGCTCGACGGAGTCTCAGAGACTGTTGACCAAATGCTGGGTAACGCATTCTGTTGGAACCGTAATGATTACGTCAGAATTCAG GCAAACGGATTAGCGAGCGTGGAGGAGGAGGTGCTAAAGGAGAGAGGAGTGGAAACGTTACCGTTTGGCGGGAAGCGGTTATTGACGGAGACCAACGCCGGAAGAATAGAGAGCTTTGTGCAACGACTTGTTGCTTCAGGGAAGAGTAGTTTGCCTCCTAGTCCTTGCAAGAACTCCGCCGTTAGTCCTCTTGCCAACAGTCGCTAA
- the LOC7464677 gene encoding ARM REPEAT PROTEIN INTERACTING WITH ABF2 — translation MDRPTRKSLKRKLEQDFEHENQSRHKIPATDGFETHQKLTSSIQSLVDILNSTFSTLEADRAAAKRATSALSQIAKNEEVVDTIVDCGAVPALVVHLQTPPPLRGENGPKLYEHEVEKGSAYALGLLAVKPEHQQLIVDAGALTHLVELLKRHKSADNSRAVNGVVKRAADAITNLAHENSGIKTRVRIEGAIPFLVELLEHADNKVQRAAAGALRTLAFKNDENKNLIVECNALPTLVIMLRSEDTAIHYEAVGVIGNLVHSSPHIKKAVLLAGALQPVIGLLSSSCSESQREAALLLGQFAAADSDCKVHIVQRGAVKPLIDMLESSDVQLKEMSAFALGRLAQETHNQAGIAHNGGIVPLLRLLDSKSGPLQHNAAFTLYGLVDNEDNVADLIKVGGFQKLQDGEFIVQQTKDCVAKTMKRLEEKIHGRVLNHLLYLMRVSERNIQRRIALALAHLCTPNDRKVIFLHKNGLDLLLGLLESGSLKQQREGSVALYKLATKATSVSPVDSAPLSPTPLVYLGEQYVNNPTLSDVTFLVEGKRFYAHRICLLASSDAFRAMFDGGYRERNAKDVEIPNIRWDVFELMMRFIYTGSVEVNVNIAQDLLRAADQYLLDGLKRLCECTIAQDISVENVSLMYELSEGFNAMSLREACILFILEQFDKLCTKRWSSSLIQRIMPEIRNYFEKALSKPTNLS, via the exons ATGGATCGCCCGACAAGGAAAAGCTTGAAGCGAAAATTAGAGCAGGATTTCGAACACGAAAATCAAAGCCGCCACAAGATTCCCGCCACCGACGGCTTTGAGACTCACCAAAAACTTACGTCCAGTATTCAATCGCTAGTTGATATCCTCAATTCCACCTTCTCTACTCTTGAAGCCGATCGCGCTGCCGCCAAGCGCGCCACTAGCGCCCTCTCTCAAATTGCCAAGAACG AGGAAGTAGTGGATACGATAGTGGATTGTGGTGCGGTACCTGCGTTGGTGGTGCACCTTCAAACACCACCGCCTTTGAGAGGAGAAAATGGCCCAAAACTGTATGAACATGAAGTGGAGAAAGGAAGTGCTTACGCTCTTGGACTTCTTGCAGTAAAA CCGGAGCATCAACAACTAATAGTAGATGCTGGAGCTCTGACCCACCTCGTGGAATTGTTGAAGAGACATAAGAGTGCTGATAACTCTCGAGCAGTCAATGGTGTTGTTAAGAGAGCAGCTGATGCAATCACTAACCTTGCCCATGAGAATAGTGGCATTAAAACACGTGTCAG GATTGAAGGTGCCATTCCCTTTCTTGTTGAATTGCTTGAGCATGCTGATAATAAGGTACAGAGAGCAGCTGCAGGTGCCTTGCGGACCCTTGCGTTTAAAAATGACGAGAACAAAAATCTG ATTGTAGAATGTAATGCCTTACCCACTCTTGTAATAATGCTTCGATCAGAGGATACTGCTATACATTATGAAGCG GTTGGTGTGATCGGAAACCTAGTTCACTCTTCCCCACACATAAAGAAAGCAGTTCTTCTTGCTGGTGCTTTACAACCTGTAATTGGATTGCTAAG TTCTTCCTGTTCAGAAAGCCAAAGAGAAGCAGCTTTGTTATTGGGTCAATTTGCAGCTGCTGATTCAGATTGCAAG GTGCACATTGTTCAGAGAGGAGCTGTGAAGCCATTGATTGATATGCTTGAGTCCTCAGATGTGCAGCTCAAAGAAATGTCAGCCTTTGCACTTGGGAGGTTGGCACAG GAAACGCACAACCAAGCAGGCATTGCCCATAATGGTGGTATCGTCCCATTACTTAGGCTCCTTGATTCGAAAAGTGGACCACTCCAACATAATGCTGCATTTACCCTATATGGTCTTGTTGATAATGAG GATAACGTTGCAGATCTTATCAAGGTCGGGGGTTTCCAGAAACTCCAAGATGGAGAATTCATTGTACAA CAAACAAAGGACTGTGTTGCGAAAACAATGAAAAGGCTAGAGGAGAAGATTCATGGACGA GTATTGAACCATCTCTTATATTTGATGCGGGTTTCAGAAAGGAATATTCAGAGACGAATTGCTTTGGCTCTTGCTCATCTTTGTACTCCTAATGACcgaaaagtaatttttcttcataaaaatg GGTTAGATTTGCTGTTGGGGCTTCTCGAGTCTGGAAGCTTGAAGCAGCAACGTGAGGGCTCAGTGGCCTTGTACAAGCTGGCTACCAAAGCCACATCAGTCTCTCCTGTGGATTCAGCTCCTCTATCTCCTACCCCACTG gTGTATTTGGGTGAGCAATACGTTAACAATCCTACATTGTCTGATGTTACCTTCTTAGTTGAAG GCAAACGGTTCTATGCTCACCGAATTTGTCTGCTAGCTTCTTCGGATGCTTTCCGTGCGATGTTTGACGGGGGTTATAGA GAAAGGAATGCTAAAGACGTGGAGATCCCAAATATTAGATGggatgtttttgaattgatgaTGAG GTTCATATATACAGGATCAGTGGAAGTCAATGTAAATATTGCTCAGGATCTGCTTAGAGCTGCTGACCAATATCTTTTGGATGGCCTCAAGCGTCTCTGTGAATGTACCATTGCACAG GATATTTCTGTGGAAAACGTTTCTCTCATGTACGAGTTGTCCGAGGGCTTCAATGCTATGTCATTAAGGGAAGCATGCATTCTGTTCATACTGGAACAATTCGACAAGTTATGTACCAAGCGATG GTCATCTAGTTTGATCCAACGCATTATGCCTGAGATACGCAATTACTTTGAGAAAGCACTAAGCAAGCCTACCAATCTATCTTGA